DNA from Rhizobacter sp. J219:
AGCGCTGGCAACGCAACTTGCGTGCCGCCGTGCGGTCCATCCACCTTAGACTTTGGCGCGAATCTTCCAAGGAGACCGATCGATGACGCGTGGCCTCGGTGCCGCCCTGATGGCGCTCGTCGTGCTTGTGGCGCCCGCCGCGCGGGCACAAGGCGACGCCACCCCCAAGGTGCTGCGCTATTCGTTCCGCGTGGCCGAGACCGGTTTCGATCCGGCGCAGATCTCCGACCTGTATTCGCGCACCATCGCGGCCAACATCTTCGAAGCGCCGCTGCAGTATGAATTCCTCGCGCGACCGTTCCGCTACCGGGCCAACACGGTGGCGTCGATGCCCGAGGTCAGCGCCGATTTCAAGACCTTCACCTTCAGGCTGAAGCCCGGCATCTACTTCGCCGACGACGCCGCCTTCAAGGGACAGCGGCGCGAGCTGGTGGCCGCCGACTATGTCTACGCCTGGAAGCGCCATGCCGACCCGCGCTGGAAGAGCCCCAACTTCTACATCCTCGACAACGCAAAGATCGTCGGCCTGACCGAGCTGCGCAACGAGGCGCTGAAGAACAAGACCCCCTTCGACTACGCGCGCGAGGTCGAGGGCCTGAAGGTGATCGACCGCTACACCTTCCAGGTGAAGACCGCCGAGCCGCGCCCTCGCCTGCTGCTCGAATTCACCGATGGCTCGGCCTGGGGCGCGGTGGCGCGCGAGGTGGTCGACGCCTATGGCGACAAGATCATGGAGCACCCGGTGGGCACCGGGCCCTACAAGCTCAGCAGCTGGCGGCGCGCCTCGAAGATCGTGCTCGAGAAGAACCCCGCCTACCGCGAAGAGGTCTACGACGAAGAGGCGCCTGCTGGCGACCCCATCGCGCAGGCGGCGGTCGCGAAGCTCAAGGGCCGGCGCCTGCCGATGATCGACCGCATCGAGATCGACATCGTCGCCGAGAACCAGCCGCGTTGGCTCGCCTTCCTCAACGGCGAGCACGACATCCTGTGGGAAGTGCCGAACGATTTTTCCGACATCGCAATGCCCCGCAACGAACTCGCACCGAACCTGAAGAAGCGCGACATCACCCTCGTGCGCTACCCACGCGCCGACGTGACGCTGTCGTACTTCAACATGGAAGACCCGGTGGTGGGCGGCTACACGCCGGAGAAGGTGGCGCTGCGCCGTGCGGTGTCGCTCGCGATCGACCTGGAAAAAGAGATCCGACTGTTGCGCAAGAACCAGGCGGTGCCCTCGCAAGGCCCCATCTCGCCCAGCACCTGGGGCCACAACCCCACGCTCAAGACCGAGATGAGCGACCACGACCCCGCACGCGCCAAGGCCCTGCTCGACCTCTACGGCTATGTCGACCGCGACGGCGACGGCTGGCGCGACCTGCCCGACGGCCGCCCGCTGGTGCTCGAATACGCGACCCAGCCCGACCAGTCGTCGCGCCAGGGCGCCGAGCTGTGGAAGAAGAGCATGGACGCGATCCAGGTGCGCGTCGCCTTCAAGGTCGCCGCCTGGCCCGAGAACCTCAAGGCCTCGTCGAGCGGCAAGCTGATGATGTGGGGCGTGGGCTGGTCGGCCGGGGCCCCCGACGGCGAGACCTTCCTCGCGCTCGGCGACGGCAACAGCAAGGGCCAGTCGAACAAGTCGCGCTTCGACCTGCCGGCCTACAACCGCGCCTTCGCGCTGCAGAAGCGCCTGCCCAACGGCCCTGAGCGACAGGCCGCGATGGACGAGGCACAGCGCCTGATCGTCGCCTACGCGCCCTACAAGTTCCATGTGCACCGCATCTTCAGCGACCTGTCGCACCCGTGGGTGATCGGCTATCACCGCAACAACTTTGTCCGCGAGTTCTGGAAATGGATCGACATCGACGTGGCGCGCCAGCAGGAGGCGCGCCGATGAAGCGCCTGGTGGTGGCTGCTTGGCTGGCCGGCGCGGCGCTGCTCGCGAGCGGCGTGGCCGCTCAAACACCCACGGCGGCCGTGCCGCCCAAGGTGCTGCGCTACGCCTTCCCCGTGGCCGAAACCGGCTTCGACCCGGCGCAGATCAGCGACATCTACTCGCGCATCGTCACCGCCCACATCTTCGAGGCTCCCCTCGCCTACGACCACCTCGCGCGGCCCTACAAGCTCAAGCCGTCGACGGCCGTGGCCATGCCCGAGATCAGCGACGACTACAAGACCTTCGTCTTTCGCATCAAGCCGGGCATCTACTTCGCCGACGACCCGGCCTTCAACGGCAAGAAGCGCGAGCTGGTGGCCGCCGACTACGTGTATTCGGTCAAGCGCGTCTACGACCCGAAGCTCAAGTCGCCGGGCCAGCAGTCGCTGGAAGACGAAGGCATCATCGGCCTGCAGGCGCTGCGCGACGAGGCGCTCAAGACCGGCAAGCCCTTCGACTACGACCGCGAGGTCGAAGGCCTCAAGGTGCTCGGCCGCTACACCTTCCGCGTGAAGCTGCGCGAGTCGCGCCCGCGGCACCTCTACTCCGTCTGGAGCGGGCGCGACGTGGGCGGCGCCGCGGTGGCGCGCGAGGTGGTCGAGCGTTATGGCGACAAGGTGATGGAGCACCCGGTGGGCACCGGCCCGTTCCGCCTGGTCACCTGGCGCCGCAGCTCGCAGATCGTGCTCGAGCGCAACCCCAACTACCGCGAAGACCTCTACGACGCCGAGCCCAACGCCGACGATGCACAAGGCCAGGCGCTGCTGCAGCGCTTCAAGGGCCGGCGCTTGCCGATGATCGACCGGGTCGAGCTGTCGATCATCGAGCAGTCGCAGCCACGCTGGCTGTCCTTCCTCAATGGCGAGCAGACCTTCATCGAGCGTGTGCCCAACGAGTTCATCGACCAGGCCCTGCCCGGCGGCAAGCTCGCGCCCCACCTGGCCAAGCGCGGCGTGCAGGCGCACCGCGCGCCGGGGTCCGACGTGACCCTGCTCGTCTTCAACATGGAGAACCCGGTCGTCGGCGGCTACACGCCGCAGCAGGTGGCGCTGCGCCGGGCCATTGCGCTTGGCAACAACGTCGACCGAGAGATCCAGCTCGTGCGCCGCGGCCAGGCCATCCGGGCGCAATCGATGATGACGCCCTTCACCACCGGCTATTCGGCCGAGCGGCGCACCGAGATGAGCGAGTACAACCCGGCGCGTGCGAAGGCGCTGCTCGACCTCTACGGCTTCGTCGACAAGAACGGCGACGGCTGGCGCGAACGGCCCGACGGCTCGCCGCTCGTGATCGAGATGCTCACGCAGTCCGACGCCAGCAGCCGCCAGCTCGACGAGCTTCTTCAAGAAAGACATGGACGCGCTCGGGCTGCGCCTGGTGCTCAAGGTCGCGCAGTGGCCCGAAAACCTGAAGTCGGCGCGTGCGGGGCAGTTCGTGACCTGGCGCGTGGGCTCGTCGGCGGCTTCTCCCGACGGCCAGGGTGCGCTCGAGCGCGACTATGGCCCGTCCACCGGCAAGGGCAACCTGGCGCGCTTCCAGCTCAAGGCCTTCGATGCGATCTACGAGCGCATGAAGGCGCTGCCCGACGGGCCCGAACGCCTCGCGCTCTTCGACGACGCCACCAAGCTCATCGTCGCCTACATGCCCTACCGCATCGGCGTGCACCGCATCCTCACCGACCTGAGCGATGCGTCGCTCGTGGGCTATCGCCGGCCGGCCTTCTGGCTCGACTGGTGGCAGTACGTCGACATCGACACCGAAAAACTGAAGAAGCCCTGACGCATGAGCACCGTTCCCGAGCCGCAGATCACCCGCTTCACCCGCTGGCTCGCCAATGCGCGCGGCCTGCACTTCGACGCCACCACGACCGAGGGCTACGACGCGATGTGGCGCTGGTCGGTGAGCGACCTCGACGCGTTCTGGTCGGCGGTGTGGGACTACTTCGACCTGCAATCGCCCACCCCGCGCAGCACCGTGCTGGTGGAAGAGAAGATGCCCGGCGCGCAGTGGTTCCCCGGCGCGCAGCTCAACTACGTGCAGCAGGTGTTTCGCCACGCCGATGCCGCGCATGCGGCCGGCCATCCAGCGATCGTGT
Protein-coding regions in this window:
- a CDS encoding ABC transporter substrate-binding protein, whose product is MTRGLGAALMALVVLVAPAARAQGDATPKVLRYSFRVAETGFDPAQISDLYSRTIAANIFEAPLQYEFLARPFRYRANTVASMPEVSADFKTFTFRLKPGIYFADDAAFKGQRRELVAADYVYAWKRHADPRWKSPNFYILDNAKIVGLTELRNEALKNKTPFDYAREVEGLKVIDRYTFQVKTAEPRPRLLLEFTDGSAWGAVAREVVDAYGDKIMEHPVGTGPYKLSSWRRASKIVLEKNPAYREEVYDEEAPAGDPIAQAAVAKLKGRRLPMIDRIEIDIVAENQPRWLAFLNGEHDILWEVPNDFSDIAMPRNELAPNLKKRDITLVRYPRADVTLSYFNMEDPVVGGYTPEKVALRRAVSLAIDLEKEIRLLRKNQAVPSQGPISPSTWGHNPTLKTEMSDHDPARAKALLDLYGYVDRDGDGWRDLPDGRPLVLEYATQPDQSSRQGAELWKKSMDAIQVRVAFKVAAWPENLKASSSGKLMMWGVGWSAGAPDGETFLALGDGNSKGQSNKSRFDLPAYNRAFALQKRLPNGPERQAAMDEAQRLIVAYAPYKFHVHRIFSDLSHPWVIGYHRNNFVREFWKWIDIDVARQQEARR